A part of Haloarchaeobius sp. HME9146 genomic DNA contains:
- a CDS encoding DUF192 domain-containing protein translates to MRSVDRERALNLALVVLFVALAGALVYYAGFLELPGEDQYDTGTAVVTDENGTRLATISVEVADTREEQYTGLSNHDSLADGNGMWFVYDQERQMTFVMRRMDFPIDIVYVGSDGRITSIHHMPAPEPGQDGNDIKAPGRGQYVLEVPRGYTNETGIDVGDHVEVSYD, encoded by the coding sequence ATGAGGAGTGTGGACAGAGAGCGCGCCCTGAACCTCGCCCTGGTGGTCCTGTTCGTCGCACTCGCCGGTGCCCTCGTCTACTACGCCGGCTTCCTCGAACTGCCCGGCGAGGACCAGTACGACACCGGTACTGCGGTCGTGACCGACGAGAACGGCACGCGACTGGCGACCATCAGCGTCGAGGTCGCGGACACCAGAGAGGAGCAGTACACCGGCCTGAGCAACCACGATTCGCTCGCCGACGGCAACGGGATGTGGTTCGTCTACGACCAGGAACGCCAGATGACGTTCGTGATGCGCCGCATGGACTTCCCCATCGACATCGTCTACGTGGGGTCTGATGGCCGCATCACCAGCATCCACCACATGCCCGCGCCGGAGCCAGGGCAGGACGGGAACGACATCAAGGCTCCCGGCCGTGGGCAGTACGTGCTGGAGGTCCCGCGGGGGTACACCAACGAGACCGGCATCGATGTCGGTGACCACGTCGAGGTCTCCTACGACTGA
- a CDS encoding ABC transporter ATP-binding protein yields MELSGEDDDPFEEQREQAENAMTRLFLEYGSENKFAFTLGLVSSIVARLLDLIPTVMLTLAIDSIFRDDQAFTLLFVPDAWLPQTETGQLWLSAGLIAFGFFGGAAFHWMRNWGWNSFAQHIQHDIRTDTYDKMQRLNMDFFADKQTGEMMSILSNDVNRLERFLNEGMNSTFRLSVMVLGIAGILFFWNWQLAIVTVGVVPLIALFTYKFVQTIQPKYADVRSSVGKLNSRLENNLGGVQVIKTSNTEDYESDRVDDVSHDYFDANWDAIDTRIKFFPGLRVLAGVGYMITFLIGGLWVFASANGNPAPGPFTGTLTVGEFTGFILLSQQFIWPMAQFGMIINMYQRARASAERIFGLMDEPSRIEEDPNAEDLVVEDGDVVYDEVTFGYDEEETIIDEVSFEVDGGETLALVGPTGAGKSTVLKLLLRMYDVNDGSISIDGQDLRDVTIQSLRKHIGYVSQDTFLFYGTVEENITYGTFGASREEVIEAARMAEAHDFIQNLPDGYDTEVGERGVKLSGGQRQRLSIARAILKDPEILVLDEATSDVDTETEMLIQRSIDELAADRTTFAIAHRLSTIKDADTILVLEDGRIKERGTHEELLGNDDLYAHLWGVQAGEIDELPQEFIERAQQRQARTEVNDD; encoded by the coding sequence ATGGAACTTTCAGGGGAAGACGACGACCCGTTCGAGGAACAACGGGAACAGGCGGAGAACGCCATGACACGCTTGTTCCTCGAATACGGGTCCGAGAACAAGTTCGCGTTCACCCTCGGGCTGGTCTCCAGCATCGTCGCCCGACTGCTGGACCTCATCCCGACGGTCATGTTGACACTGGCGATCGACTCCATCTTCCGCGACGACCAGGCGTTCACGCTCCTGTTCGTCCCCGATGCGTGGCTCCCACAGACCGAGACCGGACAACTCTGGCTCTCTGCGGGACTCATCGCTTTCGGGTTCTTCGGCGGGGCCGCGTTCCACTGGATGCGCAACTGGGGGTGGAACTCCTTCGCCCAGCACATCCAGCACGACATCCGGACGGACACCTACGACAAGATGCAGCGACTGAACATGGACTTCTTCGCCGACAAGCAGACCGGCGAGATGATGTCCATCCTCTCGAACGACGTGAACCGTCTGGAGCGGTTCCTCAACGAGGGGATGAACTCCACCTTCCGGCTCTCGGTGATGGTCCTCGGCATCGCCGGTATCCTCTTCTTCTGGAACTGGCAACTCGCCATCGTCACCGTCGGCGTGGTCCCCCTCATCGCGCTGTTCACCTACAAGTTCGTCCAGACCATCCAGCCGAAGTACGCCGACGTCCGGTCGTCGGTCGGGAAGCTGAACTCGCGCCTGGAGAACAACCTCGGCGGCGTCCAGGTCATCAAGACCTCGAACACCGAGGACTACGAGTCCGACCGCGTCGACGACGTGTCCCACGACTACTTCGACGCGAACTGGGACGCCATCGACACCCGCATCAAGTTCTTCCCGGGCCTGCGCGTGCTCGCGGGCGTCGGCTACATGATCACCTTCCTCATCGGTGGCCTGTGGGTGTTCGCCAGCGCGAACGGGAACCCCGCGCCGGGGCCGTTCACCGGCACCCTCACCGTCGGCGAGTTCACCGGGTTTATCCTGCTCTCTCAGCAGTTCATCTGGCCGATGGCCCAGTTCGGGATGATCATCAACATGTACCAGCGTGCCCGTGCCTCCGCCGAGCGCATCTTCGGGCTGATGGACGAGCCCTCGCGCATCGAGGAGGACCCCAACGCCGAGGACCTGGTCGTCGAGGACGGCGACGTGGTGTACGACGAAGTGACCTTCGGGTACGACGAGGAGGAGACCATCATCGATGAGGTCTCCTTCGAGGTCGACGGCGGCGAGACGCTCGCGCTCGTCGGGCCGACCGGGGCCGGGAAGTCGACGGTCCTCAAACTCCTGCTCCGGATGTACGACGTGAACGATGGCTCCATCTCCATCGACGGGCAGGACCTCCGCGACGTGACCATCCAGAGCCTGCGCAAGCACATCGGCTACGTCTCTCAGGATACGTTCCTGTTCTACGGGACGGTCGAGGAGAACATCACCTACGGGACGTTCGGTGCCTCCCGCGAGGAGGTCATCGAGGCGGCACGGATGGCCGAGGCCCACGACTTCATCCAGAACCTTCCCGACGGCTACGACACCGAGGTCGGGGAGCGTGGGGTCAAGCTCTCGGGTGGCCAGCGCCAGCGGCTCTCCATCGCCCGGGCCATCCTCAAGGACCCCGAGATACTGGTGCTGGACGAGGCGACGTCCGACGTGGACACGGAGACGGAGATGCTCATCCAGCGCTCCATCGACGAGCTCGCGGCGGACCGGACGACGTTCGCCATCGCGCACCGGCTCTCGACCATCAAGGACGCGGACACCATCCTCGTCCTCGAAGACGGGCGCATCAAGGAGCGTGGCACCCACGAGGAACTGCTCGGGAACGACGACCTGTACGCCCACCTCTGGGGCGTGCAGGCCGGCGAGATAGACGAGCTCCCCCAGGAGTTCATCGAGCGCGCCCAGCAGCGCCAGGCCCGGACCGAGGTCAACGACGACTGA
- a CDS encoding creatininase family protein, giving the protein MHLSEATWTDVRDVESDVAILPVGSTEQHGPHAPLGTDALSAAEIAARAEERADEEIVVAPVVSVGVAEEHRHFDGTLWVSDDTFRAYVCETIESLAHHGFERIAVVNGHGGNAAAVREVCARVTRDETAYAVPYTWFDTVDSDLLANLGHGGPIETSVVQAIDASLVHEDRFEEAAAGAGERFGEWVSGVNIAYDFAEFAESGNVKDPSDASAEHGEAVLDDAVAKLLDLLDAIADR; this is encoded by the coding sequence ATGCACCTTTCCGAGGCGACCTGGACGGACGTCCGCGACGTCGAGAGCGACGTGGCCATCCTCCCGGTCGGCAGTACCGAACAGCACGGTCCGCACGCCCCGCTCGGAACCGACGCCCTGAGTGCCGCGGAGATCGCCGCACGCGCCGAAGAACGAGCCGACGAGGAGATAGTCGTCGCCCCCGTCGTCAGCGTCGGTGTCGCCGAGGAACACCGCCACTTCGACGGGACGCTGTGGGTCTCCGACGACACCTTCCGGGCGTACGTCTGCGAGACAATCGAGAGTCTCGCCCACCACGGGTTCGAACGAATCGCGGTCGTGAACGGGCACGGCGGGAACGCGGCCGCAGTGCGAGAGGTCTGTGCGCGGGTGACCCGCGACGAGACGGCGTACGCGGTCCCCTACACGTGGTTCGACACGGTCGACAGCGACCTGCTGGCGAACCTCGGCCACGGTGGGCCCATCGAGACGAGCGTCGTGCAGGCCATCGACGCCTCGCTCGTCCACGAGGACCGCTTCGAGGAGGCCGCAGCCGGCGCTGGTGAGCGCTTCGGTGAGTGGGTGTCGGGCGTGAACATCGCCTACGACTTCGCCGAGTTCGCCGAAAGTGGAAACGTCAAGGACCCGAGCGACGCCAGCGCCGAGCACGGCGAGGCGGTGCTCGACGACGCGGTGGCGAAGCTACTCGACCTGCTGGACGCGATAGCTGACCGCTAG
- a CDS encoding DUF5790 family protein has translation MSQSTLNDDELFGEAASEMREDVEASLEKAWAELPDADDVWETSADNVLGVLNGLRSALDTGDAEDHLRDAKKWFMMGQRADAFEDSDDLEAEIEQIETVIEDIGDAGEQVGALTSTIPGLRSTLEDAHTADDAEDEADDADEAEAEEAAADD, from the coding sequence ATGAGTCAATCGACCCTGAACGACGACGAGCTGTTCGGCGAGGCGGCATCGGAGATGCGCGAGGACGTCGAGGCCTCCCTGGAGAAGGCCTGGGCCGAACTGCCCGACGCGGACGACGTGTGGGAGACCAGCGCCGACAACGTCCTCGGCGTGTTGAACGGGTTGCGGTCCGCACTCGACACCGGCGACGCGGAAGACCACCTCCGAGATGCCAAGAAGTGGTTCATGATGGGCCAGCGCGCCGACGCCTTCGAGGATTCGGACGACCTCGAAGCCGAGATCGAACAGATCGAGACCGTCATCGAGGACATCGGCGACGCCGGCGAGCAGGTCGGTGCCCTCACCTCCACCATCCCCGGCCTCCGGAGCACGCTGGAGGACGCCCACACCGCGGACGACGCGGAGGACGAGGCCGACGACGCCGACGAGGCAGAAGCCGAAGAAGCGGCGGCCGACGACTGA
- a CDS encoding dihydroneopterin aldolase family protein, which translates to MDPTDRETACFEAGIKFGTLYHQFAGTPVSPESAESLGRAMEEAIENQPHCVDVRVTMRTDRIADELAGQSAEYTEFTGRFADIEMTIEYEGTTVETSMSMEGDYPMMRVDSVADD; encoded by the coding sequence ATGGACCCGACCGACAGAGAGACCGCCTGCTTCGAAGCGGGCATCAAGTTCGGGACGCTGTACCACCAGTTCGCGGGCACACCGGTCAGCCCAGAGAGCGCCGAGAGCCTCGGGCGAGCCATGGAGGAGGCCATCGAGAACCAGCCCCACTGCGTCGACGTCCGAGTGACCATGCGGACCGACCGCATCGCGGACGAACTCGCCGGCCAGAGCGCCGAGTACACCGAGTTCACCGGCCGGTTCGCCGACATCGAGATGACCATCGAGTACGAGGGCACGACGGTCGAGACCAGTATGTCGATGGAGGGCGACTACCCGATGATGCGGGTGGACTCGGTCGCCGACGACTGA